GGATGCTTGCGATCGCCATAACTAACAACAGAGTTAGATATACTGAGTTATTAGGGAAAATCGATTTACCTCTCCACAACTCACAGAGTAAAACAAAGAAAGTAAGGAACTAGTAAAGAAATTACGGTTATTACTCAACTACCGGTAACTTAACCCGAAAACAGCTACCCACACCGACTTTACTCCTCACAGAAATCTCGCCACCATGAGCATGAGTAATAGCTTGGACAATAGCTAAACCTAAACCCGAACCACCTTGACGACGAGAACGGGCTTTTTCAGCGCGCCAAAAGCGATTAAAAACTAAGGATAAATGTTCAGGTGCAATCCCAATACCAGTATCCGTTACTTCAATCACTACAAAATCATCCCATTTAAAGATTTTCACCCTGATTAAACCGCCATTAGAGGTATATTGCAGGGCATTTTCTAACAAATTCCCAAAGAGTCGTTGTAACTGATGTGCATCCCCCTTTACCCATACTGCATCAATCAAATCAGCCTCTAAAGTAATTTCTTTAGATTCTGCCTCCGGCTGTAAGGTATCAATTAAATCAAAAACTACTATCATCGCCATTAAATAAGATAAGAGTAGTCGCCAACCGGTAGCACGAAACTGGGGGTTAGTTAAAATATCTACCCGCCGCCAAGGTACGATAAATTTTCTATCCGCAAACCTACTTTTGTTCCTATAAGTTTTGTTTAAGCCGATACCCAAGCCCGTAAACAGTTTCGATAAAATCATCTTTTGCTCCTGCGGCTTTGAGTTTTTGACGTATTCCCCGAATATGTACCTTGACTGTATCTTGTCCAGGTTGGTCAATAGATGACCACAGGTGGTCAAGAATTTGATGACGACTAAGAGGATGTTTTAAAAGTTCTCTGGTCGGTAGTAAAACGTTTTAGATCCCTCTAAATCTCCCTTAAAAAGGGGGACTTTGATTCAGGTTCCCCCCTTTTTAAGGGGGGTTAGGGGGGATCTAAAAGTGCCTAAAGTCACAGCAAAACACTTTTAAAACAACCTCTAAAAAACGGGTTAGACTTTACGGCACATTGCTTAAAATTATCGTTGACAAGGTTATTCCCGATCGCCCCGCCAGAAATGAACCACGAGCTACTAAACGTCGCCCCAAAGCTTATCCTAGATTGACCCAGCCCCGCATTGAATTACGTAAACAATTACAAACTGCTTAATTGATAAGCCTTTCCGCTTTTCTTAGTGCCATTCCCCTACACTCCTGAAGAGCTACTGAGTGCTATTCAATCTGTAGATGCATAACTGTTGACTGTTGACTGTTTTTTTATTTGGAAGTCCCTTACAAGGTTTTTGGTTCAGGTGAACAATAGATATACAAAAAATGGCAGTGGGCGTACAGTTGTACGCCTTTACTAACCATTAAACTGGACGACACCCAGATAAAATGCTGTGCATATTCACTACTTGCCCAATTACCGCGATCGCCGGGGCACCAAATCCAGTATGCTCAACTTGCTCAACAATTGTCCCCAACTCACCAATCAATTCTTCTTGGTCTGGTCGCGTACCCCAACGCACCAAAGCGATCGGTGTTTTTAAACTCAACCCAGCCGCGCCTAACTGTTCCACAATGTAAGGCAGATTGTGAATTCCCATATAAATTACAATCGTTTCGGAACCATGAGCGATCGCTTGCCAATTCACTGAAGGTTTATACTTACCTGCCGCTTCATGTCCTGTCACAAAAGTTACAGATGAACTAGACAACCGATGCGTTAAGGGTATCCCTGCATAGGCTGCCGCTGCAATTCCCGAAGTAATACCAGGCACAACTTCCACTGCGACTCCAGCTTGTACCAGTTCTGCCATTTCTTCACCACCGCGACCAAAGATAAACGGATCACCACCTTTGAGTCGCACTACTATTGCATGATCTTGAGCCTTTTCCATCAGTAGATGGGTTGTTTCTTCCTGCAATAGCGAATGTCTCCCCATGCGCTTACCAGCGTTGATTTGCTCTGCTTGGGGATTAATCATCGCCAGAATTGCCGGACTGACTAAAGCATCATAAATCACTACATCTGCACATTCCAACAAGCTTTTGCCCTTGAGGGTCATTAGCCCTGGATCTCCTGGCCCCGCACCTACCAAATAAACTTTACCCAAATATTTTTGCCCCTCTTTGTCTGTGCAGTTCATTTATATATCAAATCTAAAATCAAATCGGCTAATTCTGCACTTACTCCCAAGGGCTGCGCCAGTTGGAAAGTTACAGCAGGGAAACGTAATTTTAGCTCTTCTATTGCCTGGGCGATCGCATCGGTTATGCCACCTGCGAATAAAAAATATGGAAAAATTGCAATTTCTCTATTGCCAGCGCCAACTAACTCTTCTATCTGCGATTCTAAACTAGGAGGCACAGACCAATAAGCAGTTACCGCTCCCAAATTTGCGGCTATTGCTTCCACTAACTGTTGTGAATCAGGGCGACGGCTACCATGAGCTAAGATAATCCATGCTTCTGCAATGATTGCAGCCATTTGTTTTGCTAGCAATTTCTCTAAACCAGGGTGACTACCTAAGTATGGTTGTAAGTCAATCATTATATTTTCACCAAGAGCTTGTTGGGCCAGCGCTATTTCCGAGGGAATATCTGTGGTTACATGCACTCCCGGTAGCAGAAATAGCGGTACAATTTTTAGGCGATCGCACCCTGAAACCAAAGCACACTGGGCAAATTGTCTAATTTGCTCGTGCAAAGCTTCAGCAGCCATTTCAAGACTTGCTATACCTACCAGAATTTCCTGCTTTGGCGAGGATACCACGCTACCATTAGCAGGTATTAATTCTAGTAAATTTTTTTGCAGTTTTTGATGTATCAGCCCTGCTAATTGCTGCATGGCAATTGCTGGGCGCGGGTCACGGCTTCCGTGAGATACAAGTAGATATGCAGATGACATCAGCAAAGGTGTAACTCTCGGTTTCTATTGTGCAGTTACTAGGCTAGATCAACAATAGAACTTTAGCGGCAGATTTACAGGTTTTTGAAAAAGGGAGTGGGGAGCAGGGGAGCAGGGGAGCAGGGGAGCAGGGGAGCAGGGGAGCAGGGGAGATGGGGAGATGGGGAGATGGGGAGAGTGTTAACAACAAATGACCACTGACAACTGACCACTGACAACTGACAACTGACCACTGACCACTAACTCCTAACTCAGCACTTTACTGCTGTTCGGCAGTGTAAGTATAAAAGTTATTAAATGCACCCACCGTTTCAAATCTATAAGAAGGTAGCCAGGAACTCACTTTTAAATCTGTGCGATAAATACTAAAAACAATGAAATCTTGCTTTTGCGTAGTTGCTGCCAAAATTTCCTTGATTTGTGGGTTAGTAGAATCTACTAATTTGTCACACTTGGAATGTAGTAAATTTTCTATGAATCTTGAAGTTTTTTTACAAACGTCTTGTTTTAAGTATTGTGTCAGCCGTTGCAATGCGTACT
Above is a window of Nostoc sp. UHCC 0702 DNA encoding:
- a CDS encoding GHKL domain-containing protein, with the translated sequence MDAVWVKGDAHQLQRLFGNLLENALQYTSNGGLIRVKIFKWDDFVVIEVTDTGIGIAPEHLSLVFNRFWRAEKARSRRQGGSGLGLAIVQAITHAHGGEISVRSKVGVGSCFRVKLPVVE
- the cobA gene encoding uroporphyrinogen-III C-methyltransferase, which gives rise to MNCTDKEGQKYLGKVYLVGAGPGDPGLMTLKGKSLLECADVVIYDALVSPAILAMINPQAEQINAGKRMGRHSLLQEETTHLLMEKAQDHAIVVRLKGGDPFIFGRGGEEMAELVQAGVAVEVVPGITSGIAAAAYAGIPLTHRLSSSSVTFVTGHEAAGKYKPSVNWQAIAHGSETIVIYMGIHNLPYIVEQLGAAGLSLKTPIALVRWGTRPDQEELIGELGTIVEQVEHTGFGAPAIAVIGQVVNMHSILSGCRPV
- a CDS encoding sirohydrochlorin chelatase, which codes for MSSAYLLVSHGSRDPRPAIAMQQLAGLIHQKLQKNLLELIPANGSVVSSPKQEILVGIASLEMAAEALHEQIRQFAQCALVSGCDRLKIVPLFLLPGVHVTTDIPSEIALAQQALGENIMIDLQPYLGSHPGLEKLLAKQMAAIIAEAWIILAHGSRRPDSQQLVEAIAANLGAVTAYWSVPPSLESQIEELVGAGNREIAIFPYFLFAGGITDAIAQAIEELKLRFPAVTFQLAQPLGVSAELADLILDLIYK
- a CDS encoding DUF4359 domain-containing protein — protein: MKASTIMAYVVVAALAVCGVAMAKTNPSQTDYEEYALQRLTQYLKQDVCKKTSRFIENLLHSKCDKLVDSTNPQIKEILAATTQKQDFIVFSIYRTDLKVSSWLPSYRFETVGAFNNFYTYTAEQQ